A single genomic interval of Cucumis sativus cultivar 9930 chromosome 7, Cucumber_9930_V3, whole genome shotgun sequence harbors:
- the LOC101203217 gene encoding MADS-box protein SVP isoform X2, with the protein MTRKKIQIKKIDNIAARQVAFSKRRKGLFKKAKELAILCDAEIGLLVFSASGKLFDYASSSIQEILERHNSVHSENLPNLNEPSVELQLESNIRAKLNEEVEKKSHELRQMKGEELQGLGMEELKKLEKSLQGGLSRVAEIMDGKNTDLLSDIGRKVDLLIEENKRLNQLWTNWESK; encoded by the exons ATGACAAGGAAGAAAATTCAGATCAAGAAGATTGACAACATAGCTGCAAGACAAGTAGCATTTtccaagagaagaaaagggcTTTTCAAGAAGGCTAAAGAACTTGCAATTCTCTGTGATGCTGAGATTGgccttcttgttttttctgCTTCTGGGAAGCTCTTTGATTATGCAAGTTCAag CATCCAGGAGATACTTGAGAGGCATAATAGTGTCCATTCAGAGAACCTTCCCAATTTGAATGAACCATCAGTTGAGTTGCAG CTCGAGAGCAATATTCGAGCGAAGTTGAATGAAGAAGTCGAAAAAAAGAGCCATGAACTAAG GCAAATGAAAGGAGAGGAGCTTCAAGGTTTGGGGATGGAAGAACTtaagaaattagagaaatcTCTTCAAGGAGGACTCAGTCGTGTTGCTGAAATTATG GATGGAAAAAATACTGATTTGCTCAGCGATATTGGAAGGAAG GTTGATTTGCTGatagaagaaaacaagagaTTGAACCAGCTT TGGACAAATTGGGAGAGCAAATAA
- the LOC105436092 gene encoding protein PELPK2-like: protein MATLRFSTLVFPLILGVFMLMNFDISIMTVDARYLLETPLPEELPKPEIPSLPNLEFPPLPKVELPPLPHLPPLEKPKLPELPKVPNLDHSKDSSNVPKLSEVSELPKPEFPKFPELPNFPKPEVPKLPELPNVPKPELPKLPEFPPLPKPAFASLPKDIPYPSFNSPHTTTINP from the coding sequence ATGGCAACTCTTCGCTTCTCAACTTTGGTATTTCCTTTGATACTTGGTGTTtttatgttgatgaattttgatatttcgATCATGACCGTGGATGCGAGGTATCTCTTGGAAACTCCATTACCTGAAGAGCTTCCAAAACCAGAAATACCTTCTTTGCCAAACCTCGAGTTTCCTCCATTGCCAAAGGTTGAGTTACCTCCATTGCCTCATCTTCCACCCTTGGAAAAGCCGAAATTGCCTGAATTACCAAAAGTACCTAACCTTGATCACTCAAAAGATTCGTCAAACGTGCCTAAACTATCTGAAGTTTCAGAACTGCCAAAACCTGAGTTCCCTAAATTTCCTGAATTGCCAAATTTTCCTAAACCTGAAGTTCCAAAATTGCCAGAATTACCAAATGTGCCCAAACCAGAACTCCCTAAGCTGCCTGAGTTCCCACCCCTCCCAAAGCCAGCATTTGCCTCCCTTCCTAAGGACATACCTTACCCTTCATTTAACTCACCCCATACCACCACAATCAACCCTTGA
- the LOC101203455 gene encoding protein PELPK1-like: MATRPLSTLKASLVLGILIVTMSFDFLIMSVSARHLLETPIPHGPEGLPKPEIPTLPKSELPPLPKVELPPLPHLPPLEKPKVPELPKPELPKLPELPKVPNFDHSKVPEIPTMPKFDLPKLAEVPDHLPKPELPKLPELPNLPKPELPKLPELPNIPKPELPKVPELPSLPKPVLPSLPKDIPFPSFNPPHTTTTTP; encoded by the coding sequence ATGGCTACTCGTCCCTTATCAACCCTTAAAGCTTCTTTGGTACTTGGTATTCTTATAGTCACCATGAgctttgattttcttattatGTCAGTGAGCGCAAGGCATCTCTTGGAGACGCCAATACCTCATGGACCTGAAGGGCTTCCAAAGCCTGAAATACCCACTTTGCCAAAGTCAGAGCTTCCTCCACTACCGAAAGTTGAGTTACCTCCACTGCCTCATCTTCCACCTCTAGAAAAGCCTAAAGTCCCTGAATTGCCAAAGCCTGAACTTCCAAAGTTGCCTGAATTACCAAAAGTACCTAACTTTGATCACTCCAAAGTTCCTGAAATTCCAACCATGCCTAAGTTTGATCTCCCTAAACTTGCTGAAGTTCCCGATCATCTACCAAAACCTGAACTCCCAAAACTACCTGAACTACCAAACTTACCAAAACCAGAACTCCCTAAATTGCCCGAATTACCAAATATTCCTAAACCAGAACTTCCCAAAGTACCCGAATTGCCATCACTCCCAAAACCAGTATTGCCTTCTCTTCCAAAGGACATACCTTTCCCTTCATTTAACCCACCCCACACAACCACAACTACTCCTTGA
- the LOC105436093 gene encoding protein PELPK1-like, with product MSTHRYSTVFALHLIFGVLTMMSFDFFMTASARHLLETPLPKVPEELPKPEMPTLPKPQLPPLPKFELPPLPHLPPLEKPKLPELPKYELPKFPELPKVPSFDLSKIPEVPSLPKFDISKLPEVSNPPKSELPKLPELPNVPKPELPKLPELPLLPKPVLPTLPKDMSFPSFSPPHVTTSNP from the coding sequence ATGTCTACTCATCGCTACTCAACGGTCTTTGCATTGCACCTCATATTTGGTGTTCTTACGATGATGAGCTTTGATTTCTTCATGACAGCAAGTGCAAGGCATCTTTTGGAGACACCATTACCTAAGGTACCCGAAGAGCTTCCAAAGCCTGAAATGCCTACTTTGCCAAAGCCTCAGCTTCCTCCACTACCAAAGTTTGAGTTACCTCCATTGCCTCACCTTCCACCTTTGGAAAAGCCTAAACTTCCTGAATTGCCAAAGTATGAACTTCCAAAGTTTCCTGAATTACCAAAAGTACCTAGTTTTGATCTCTCCAAAATCCCTGAAGTTCCAAGTTTGCCTAAGTTTGATATTTCGAAGTTGCCCGAAGTTTCAAATCCACCAAAATCTGAACTTCCAAAATTACCTGAATTGCCAAATGTGCCTAAACCAGAACTTCCTAAATTACCTGAATTACCACTTCTCCCAAAACCAGTTCTTCCTACTCTTCCAAAAGACATGTCTTTCCCTTCATTTAGCCCACCCCACGTGACCACATCAAACCCTTGA
- the LOC101203217 gene encoding MADS-box protein SVP isoform X1 yields MTRKKIQIKKIDNIAARQVAFSKRRKGLFKKAKELAILCDAEIGLLVFSASGKLFDYASSSIQEILERHNSVHSENLPNLNEPSVELQLESNIRAKLNEEVEKKSHELRQMKGEELQGLGMEELKKLEKSLQGGLSRVAEIMDGKNTDLLSDIGRKVDLLIEENKRLNQLEVDKLGEQIMQNIQGHSSESIGNNSTSSNNPSQDYDSSDTSLKLGLPLLDF; encoded by the exons ATGACAAGGAAGAAAATTCAGATCAAGAAGATTGACAACATAGCTGCAAGACAAGTAGCATTTtccaagagaagaaaagggcTTTTCAAGAAGGCTAAAGAACTTGCAATTCTCTGTGATGCTGAGATTGgccttcttgttttttctgCTTCTGGGAAGCTCTTTGATTATGCAAGTTCAag CATCCAGGAGATACTTGAGAGGCATAATAGTGTCCATTCAGAGAACCTTCCCAATTTGAATGAACCATCAGTTGAGTTGCAG CTCGAGAGCAATATTCGAGCGAAGTTGAATGAAGAAGTCGAAAAAAAGAGCCATGAACTAAG GCAAATGAAAGGAGAGGAGCTTCAAGGTTTGGGGATGGAAGAACTtaagaaattagagaaatcTCTTCAAGGAGGACTCAGTCGTGTTGCTGAAATTATG GATGGAAAAAATACTGATTTGCTCAGCGATATTGGAAGGAAG GTTGATTTGCTGatagaagaaaacaagagaTTGAACCAGCTT GAAGTGGACAAATTGGGAGAGCAAATAATGCAGAACATACAAGGACATTCTTCTGAGTCTATAGGGAATAATTCAACTTCATCAAATAACCCTTCTCAAGATTATGACAGCTCTGACACTTCTCTCAAACTGGg ATTGCCATTGCTtgatttttga